From the genome of Uranotaenia lowii strain MFRU-FL chromosome 1, ASM2978415v1, whole genome shotgun sequence, one region includes:
- the LOC129748389 gene encoding protein NATD1-like: protein MIPSRILAANCARPFTRLARAQFSSEGLPIQHNEAEFEFQAKLQGQKAFLSYRLDKGKRRISFDHTEVPAVFQGKGVGRKLVQKAFQYAVEKDLKIQIHCDFAYKYYKDNEDQFKDRVIE, encoded by the exons ATGATTCCATCGCGAATATTGGCCGCCAACTGTGCTCGGCCCTTTACCCGGCTGGCCCGGGCACAGTTCAGTTCCGAGGGGCTTCCGATCCAGCACAACGAAGCGGAGTTCGAATTCCAGGCCAAACTGCAGGGACAGAAAGCGTTCCTCAGCTATCGGCTGGACAAGGGCAAACGTCGGATCAGCTTCGACCATACGGAAGTGCCGGCTGTTTTCCAGGGCAAAGGCGTTGGACGGAAGTTGGTGCAG AAAGCGTTTCAATATGCGGTTGAGAAGGATTTGAAGATCCAGATACACTGTGACTTTGCGtacaaatattacaaagatAACGAGGATCAATTCAAAGATCGAGTAATTGAGTAG
- the LOC129748383 gene encoding uncharacterized protein LOC129748383 yields MISMLIIIKAITICLTLALLGISAENPIQEWCAAMGNSNAAIHFQRLNESNAGTKMVKCIVNSTNEEFHQKNLTTEMKMAVLNKYCTELKGIFQKCTDDLLIFFATCIDENNLEKAKTCVTESISNVLDMICQNRVEKFVEFLPPRHPECRTPFYNMLVQCPRNIIGNDKHVSLLDLNCSQIQALKKCFRESLAPCKQLETSLAHSFSDALLAPLVRARQCQ; encoded by the exons ATGATTTCGATGCTAATAATCATTAAAGCGATAACAATCTGTCTTACCC TGGCACTGCTTGGAATTTCAGCGGAAAATCCCATCCAGGAGTGGTGTGCAGCAATGGGAAATTCCAATGCAGCGATTCATTTTCAACGCCTCAATGAATCGAATGCTGGAACTAAGATGGTAAAATGCATCGTCAATAGCACAAACGAGGAGTTTCACCAAAAGAACCTCACGACGGAAATGAAGATGGCGGTGTTGAATAA gtATTGTACCGAATTGAAAGGAATTTTTCAGAAGTGTACCGATGATTTGCTGATATTCTTTGCAACCTGCATCGATGAAAACAACCTAGAAAAGGCAAAAACCTGCGTCACGGAATCAATTTCGAATGTTCTCGATATGATCTGTCAGAATcgagttgaaaaatttgtcg AATTTTTACCACCGAGACATCCTGAATGTAGGACACCATTTTACAATATGCTGGTACAGTGTCCACGAAATATTATCGGTAATGACAAGCACGTTTCCCTGTTGGATCTTAACTGTTCCCAAATCCAAGCCCTCAAGAAATGTTTCCGAGAGAGCCTAGCACCTTGCAAACAGCTGGAGACATCTCTAGCACACTCTTTCAGCGATGCCTTGCTCGCACCACTCGTGCGCGCCAGGCAGTGTCAGTAA